One stretch of Planococcus sp. PAMC 21323 DNA includes these proteins:
- a CDS encoding DUF2512 family protein: MRHLLALGIKFVIVTFVLVLVLTLIFNVSFVTTLLISLALTALSYSLGDIMIFLNASSPENQSTRNGIATFIDFVMAFLVIWLIGWLLTGQNIEMVTPALAAAVIIAVSEWFFHLYVDRFVVPEYNNVGAVRR; the protein is encoded by the coding sequence TTGAGACATCTTCTTGCGCTTGGCATTAAATTTGTCATTGTGACCTTTGTCTTGGTTCTAGTGCTGACCTTAATCTTTAACGTTTCATTCGTAACCACTTTATTGATTAGCTTGGCGTTGACTGCGTTGTCTTATTCACTTGGCGACATCATGATTTTCCTAAACGCCAGTAGCCCTGAGAACCAATCAACGCGCAACGGTATCGCCACCTTTATCGATTTTGTCATGGCTTTCCTAGTTATTTGGCTGATTGGTTGGTTACTGACGGGACAAAATATCGAAATGGTAACACCTGCACTTGCTGCAGCTGTAATTATCGCAGTGAGCGAATGGTTCTTTCACCTCTACGTTGACCGTTTTGTGGTACCTGAGTACAACAATGTTGGCGCAGTTAGACGTTAA
- a CDS encoding aldo/keto reductase has product MDFITLNNGLKMPQLGFGVWQVENDEATKVVAKALETGYTSIDTAMIYTNEIGVGRALSDTKIPREDLFITTKLWNSDQGYDSTLRAFDESLNRLGLDYVDLYLIHWPTPEFDTYVETYKALEKLYKDGRVKAIGVCNFEIEHLQRLLDECDVPPVLNQVECHPYLAQKDLKEFCAKHDIYLEAWSPLEQGGDVLKDPTVNKIAESKEKSPAQVVLRWHLQNNTIAIPKSVTPSRIEENFDVFDFELTNEEMEAINALNKERRNGPHPNDMNVR; this is encoded by the coding sequence ATGGATTTTATTACATTAAATAATGGATTAAAAATGCCGCAATTGGGCTTTGGTGTGTGGCAAGTTGAAAATGATGAAGCAACGAAGGTTGTCGCGAAAGCGTTAGAGACCGGTTACACTTCGATTGATACGGCGATGATTTACACAAACGAAATTGGCGTTGGCCGTGCGTTAAGTGATACGAAAATTCCGCGCGAAGATTTATTTATTACGACGAAACTTTGGAACTCAGACCAGGGTTATGACAGTACTTTACGTGCATTTGATGAAAGCCTAAACCGTCTTGGACTTGATTACGTGGATTTGTATTTGATTCATTGGCCGACTCCGGAGTTTGATACTTATGTTGAAACGTATAAAGCATTAGAAAAGTTGTACAAAGATGGTCGCGTGAAAGCGATTGGCGTTTGTAATTTTGAAATCGAGCATTTGCAGCGGTTATTGGACGAATGTGATGTTCCACCGGTGTTGAACCAAGTAGAATGCCATCCCTACTTGGCTCAAAAAGACTTGAAGGAATTTTGTGCCAAACACGATATTTACCTAGAAGCTTGGAGCCCACTTGAACAAGGTGGCGACGTGTTGAAAGATCCAACCGTTAACAAAATTGCAGAGTCGAAAGAAAAGTCTCCTGCTCAAGTCGTGTTGCGTTGGCATTTGCAAAACAACACCATCGCGATTCCGAAATCGGTTACCCCATCGCGCATTGAAGAAAACTTTGATGTGTTTGACTTTGAGCTAACGAATGAGGAAATGGAAGCAATCAATGCGTTAAACAAAGAGCGCCGCAACGGACCTCACCCGAATGATATGAATGTACGTTAA
- a CDS encoding DNA/RNA non-specific endonuclease gives MVEKMEKIQQAALQRYLKFDKEHKAEKYTAATEEKMMTRSSIINHHDNLAIERIINKSDLFPIAHLQAGLDVSQAVCRISIRGKNGQLEGYGTGFLVGPNLLLTNNHVLETTEAAMYAVAEFNYEDDVHFKPRDIISFRLDPELLFMTDEALDFTLVAIEPHNANAVPLATFGYLPLLPKPGKILEGEYVTIIQHPKGGPKAITIRENEIKFISSDYVHYVSDTEPGSSGSPVFNDQWMVVSLHHAGVPDPTDPNKWIANEGIRISSIIQHLSEKRSSLETEQARKMLDYLLSVVMPGSTTAPMEVGVLDADWYAEATGYNDKFLGKEFIVPLPQLDTEMKKDVAATNEGKEVLDYTHFSVAMSKSRRLAFFTAVNIDGDQLVDVKRKNDRWYFDPRIDKAYQLGNEFYKSNDIDRGHLVRRRDPNWGIDAVKANEHTFHFTNSSPQHKNFNQKVWLDLEDYLLDNAREYDMKVSIFTGPVFRDTDRNYRDAQIPNQFWKVAVMVKDGTELSATAYLQTQENLIEGDLEFVYGQFETYQVPVTKIEELTGLDFGELRQADPLAEGQVTRVKKAGDISI, from the coding sequence ATGGTCGAAAAAATGGAAAAGATACAACAAGCCGCTTTGCAGCGGTATTTAAAATTTGATAAAGAACATAAAGCAGAGAAATATACAGCGGCTACAGAAGAAAAAATGATGACGCGGTCGAGTATTATCAATCACCACGATAATTTGGCGATCGAACGAATTATCAACAAAAGTGATTTGTTTCCGATTGCGCATTTGCAGGCGGGGCTTGATGTCAGCCAAGCAGTTTGTCGCATTTCAATTCGTGGAAAAAATGGGCAACTTGAAGGTTACGGCACCGGATTTCTTGTAGGTCCCAATTTATTGCTCACGAATAATCATGTACTAGAAACAACTGAAGCCGCGATGTATGCGGTGGCTGAGTTTAATTATGAAGACGATGTACATTTCAAGCCGCGTGACATCATTAGTTTCCGCTTAGACCCGGAGCTGTTATTTATGACCGATGAAGCCCTCGATTTCACCTTAGTCGCAATAGAGCCTCATAATGCGAATGCAGTACCGCTCGCGACTTTTGGTTATTTGCCGCTCTTGCCAAAGCCCGGGAAAATTTTGGAGGGTGAATATGTTACCATCATCCAACATCCTAAAGGTGGACCAAAAGCCATTACCATTCGGGAAAACGAAATCAAATTTATCTCTTCTGATTATGTTCATTATGTTAGTGATACCGAGCCGGGTTCCTCAGGTTCACCTGTTTTCAATGATCAATGGATGGTCGTTTCCCTACATCATGCCGGTGTGCCAGATCCGACTGATCCTAATAAATGGATTGCTAATGAAGGCATTCGCATTAGCTCAATCATTCAGCATCTTAGTGAAAAACGCAGTAGCTTAGAAACAGAACAAGCACGCAAAATGCTCGATTATTTACTGTCGGTTGTAATGCCCGGATCAACAACAGCACCGATGGAAGTAGGGGTATTGGACGCGGATTGGTATGCAGAAGCAACAGGATATAACGATAAATTTTTAGGCAAAGAATTTATTGTGCCATTGCCACAGCTAGATACTGAAATGAAAAAAGATGTAGCGGCAACTAATGAAGGAAAAGAGGTGCTCGACTACACTCATTTTTCAGTCGCAATGAGTAAGTCGCGTCGTCTTGCTTTTTTCACGGCAGTAAACATAGATGGCGATCAACTGGTGGATGTTAAACGGAAAAACGACCGTTGGTATTTTGATCCGCGGATTGATAAAGCCTACCAACTGGGCAATGAGTTTTACAAGTCGAATGATATTGACCGCGGTCATCTCGTGCGACGTCGTGATCCCAACTGGGGCATTGATGCGGTAAAAGCCAATGAGCATACATTCCATTTCACCAATAGTTCGCCGCAGCATAAAAACTTCAATCAAAAAGTGTGGCTCGACTTAGAAGATTATTTGCTTGATAACGCACGCGAATACGATATGAAAGTTTCGATATTCACAGGACCGGTTTTTCGAGACACTGACCGGAATTACCGAGATGCGCAAATTCCAAATCAGTTTTGGAAAGTCGCGGTCATGGTAAAAGACGGGACGGAATTGTCAGCGACCGCTTATTTGCAAACACAAGAAAACTTGATTGAAGGCGACTTAGAATTTGTTTACGGTCAGTTTGAAACTTATCAAGTGCCAGTCACAAAAATAGAAGAGCTAACCGGTCTTGATTTTGGTGAATTAAGACAAGCTGATCCATTAGCAGAAGGGCAAGTTACGCGAGTTAAAAAGGCAGGAGATATATCCATATGA
- the lexA gene encoding transcriptional repressor LexA has protein sequence MKLNIEQRRIVELEPSGPMLVKGVAGSGKTTVAIRRIHFLLDHYCHEENDKVLLVTYNKTLLHYIKHQYERMAEKELQEAERFFSSDAEVEITTIDSMMFKEFRRYQKRIGKRLEISPADKTYKVMIQAIHEVKKSYPDVKLLLPKNSKFLLDEVEWIYSCAMTDLETYQSVDRIGRASGNSGTPQKLLKNSQTREAIYAVMTLFRKLLEKAGLTTFKLMNLYALEELRLSDAGRYTHILIDESQDLTRVQLEFLKELYKEKEYSSLMFVADNTQSIYPQSWLGKGRPFTTIGYDMSGKSRTLSKNYRTTTEISTAAFQLIEADDSIQSNVDFVKPALIDRHGHPPIYRFFLTPQQQIKFLAEEISMLKNDYRLSEMCIVARGNRNIESAAADLEKAGIACEILQSNDPDFESDKVKLVTMHSIKGLEFKVIFLIDLNSGLIPQELYADAEDQKTVESDERKLLYVGMTRANELLYMSSVKKPSSFVKEINRNYLRMKKEASLRPFESISMTEYRLADRLVDVHAKEEVTRQWLIRELHETYGYPYELMELEFPVQQFSKKGYCDIAVQVYTGEEARPYIIAEVKRFGSGIEDAMIQLKSYMEADSRIFYGIATDGLEVKIIDRKGEEVQDLPKCRAQFLPNTKNRRLYKNLKSGRQYDYAEDQDTIGQIEVREAGQEVLIQVHETVAVPLIGNVAAGIPVLATESYETFHTLPREWVVSPSETFSLTVTGDSMIGAGINKGDVVIVHQQNNASNGDIVIAVIDGEATMKKYMPMGSDIILMSENPSYEPIVMRSEDVFINGRVIGVLKQ, from the coding sequence ATGAAGTTGAATATAGAACAACGACGTATTGTTGAATTAGAACCTTCGGGACCAATGCTAGTAAAAGGTGTGGCGGGTTCAGGAAAGACGACTGTTGCTATTCGGAGAATTCATTTTTTGCTGGATCATTATTGTCATGAGGAAAATGATAAAGTTTTGTTGGTTACTTATAATAAAACTTTACTTCATTATATAAAACATCAGTATGAGCGTATGGCGGAAAAGGAACTGCAAGAAGCAGAACGCTTTTTTTCTTCGGATGCTGAAGTCGAAATTACCACCATCGACAGCATGATGTTCAAAGAATTTAGACGTTATCAAAAGCGTATCGGGAAAAGGCTTGAGATTTCCCCAGCGGACAAGACCTATAAAGTGATGATACAAGCTATCCACGAAGTGAAGAAATCTTACCCAGACGTTAAATTGCTGTTGCCAAAGAACAGTAAATTTCTATTAGACGAAGTGGAATGGATTTATTCGTGTGCGATGACAGATTTAGAAACGTATCAATCTGTAGATCGCATCGGACGTGCATCAGGAAATAGCGGAACTCCACAAAAGTTACTGAAAAATTCACAAACCCGTGAGGCTATTTATGCAGTCATGACTCTATTTCGTAAATTACTCGAAAAAGCTGGACTAACTACTTTTAAGCTTATGAACCTCTATGCGTTGGAAGAGTTACGTTTGAGTGATGCTGGGCGATATACACATATTCTTATTGATGAAAGCCAAGATTTAACACGTGTTCAATTGGAATTTTTAAAAGAATTATACAAAGAAAAAGAATACTCATCGTTGATGTTTGTAGCTGATAATACTCAAAGTATTTATCCTCAGTCTTGGCTTGGAAAAGGTCGTCCCTTTACAACGATTGGTTATGACATGAGCGGGAAATCACGCACATTAAGTAAGAATTATCGAACGACCACTGAGATTTCTACTGCTGCATTTCAATTGATTGAAGCAGATGACAGTATTCAGTCAAATGTCGATTTTGTTAAACCAGCGTTAATTGATCGTCATGGTCATCCACCTATATATCGCTTTTTCTTAACACCTCAACAACAAATTAAGTTTCTTGCAGAAGAAATTTCAATGTTGAAGAACGACTATCGATTATCTGAAATGTGTATCGTTGCTCGTGGAAACCGAAATATTGAAAGTGCCGCGGCCGATTTAGAAAAGGCCGGAATCGCTTGTGAAATTTTGCAAAGTAACGATCCTGATTTTGAATCGGATAAAGTAAAGCTAGTGACTATGCATTCGATTAAAGGCTTGGAGTTTAAGGTTATCTTCCTTATAGATTTAAACAGTGGGTTGATTCCGCAAGAACTATACGCAGATGCAGAAGATCAGAAAACAGTCGAATCCGACGAGCGTAAACTACTCTATGTTGGCATGACACGCGCAAACGAATTATTGTATATGTCCTCAGTAAAAAAGCCGTCTAGCTTTGTGAAAGAAATCAATCGAAATTATTTAAGAATGAAAAAGGAGGCATCTCTTCGACCGTTCGAGTCGATTAGTATGACCGAGTACCGTTTGGCAGATCGTTTAGTGGATGTTCATGCTAAAGAAGAGGTTACGCGCCAATGGTTGATTCGCGAGCTTCACGAAACCTATGGCTATCCATACGAATTGATGGAGTTGGAATTTCCGGTTCAGCAGTTTTCGAAAAAAGGTTATTGTGATATCGCAGTACAAGTTTATACCGGCGAAGAAGCAAGGCCTTATATCATCGCGGAAGTAAAACGTTTCGGTAGTGGGATCGAGGATGCCATGATACAACTGAAAAGCTATATGGAAGCGGATAGTCGTATTTTTTATGGTATTGCGACGGATGGGCTAGAGGTCAAAATTATCGACCGCAAAGGAGAAGAAGTACAAGACTTACCAAAATGCCGCGCGCAGTTTTTACCAAATACAAAAAATCGACGCCTTTACAAAAACCTCAAAAGCGGTAGACAATACGATTATGCCGAAGACCAAGATACGATTGGTCAAATTGAAGTAAGAGAAGCGGGTCAAGAAGTATTGATCCAAGTTCACGAGACAGTAGCAGTTCCGTTGATTGGCAATGTGGCTGCAGGAATTCCGGTTTTGGCAACCGAGTCATACGAAACGTTCCATACGTTGCCGCGTGAATGGGTGGTGTCTCCGTCCGAAACGTTTTCTTTAACGGTTACTGGTGATAGCATGATTGGTGCAGGTATTAATAAAGGCGACGTTGTAATTGTTCACCAACAAAACAATGCATCAAATGGCGATATTGTTATAGCGGTAATTGATGGCGAAGCAACGATGAAAAAATACATGCCAATGGGCAGCGATATAATTTTGATGTCGGAAAATCCAAGCTATGAACCGATTGTTATGCGAAGCGAAGATGTTTTCATCAATGGAAGAGTTATTGGTGTGTTAAAGCAATAA